One region of Salvia miltiorrhiza cultivar Shanhuang (shh) chromosome 3, IMPLAD_Smil_shh, whole genome shotgun sequence genomic DNA includes:
- the LOC131014334 gene encoding uncharacterized protein LOC131014334, with protein sequence MPMDRSPFSSSSSDSSQFSSTSSSPAKGSTIVLSIECLKGSSKADEWTGDMLQTGDIVEELRIGNMIVKSPFKNGKSGVQKILHGSFRQKETSIRVRVRRGSSDLAELQACIVPGDQFVGRKQYVLRAIDDPNYAVGFIDRTETECLDLQASRTSRMVSALERSPLQDGYVSYPWERRLVEMLSIPNSSSFYSLLFLPKSSDKASARYNDLEDTLARAHAWINASQASGVPIVFMNIQTESLLTKISGDTASSTVNAGSLSDLSNIANTSLYGFEDYHGVDLGVVRAVRLWFSPLAGEIPIEIRIKDTDTRLGFAISRTEEGFIYISSVIEGAHDAPSARSGLSSLYKQASQSSRLLVVSRISNQKVLPWMVSATGAIRCFDTVSLSQKLSLHRHTRVPILLHVFLWDRSANNANVGSIRARAMSTSPPSAPSTEAHLEITNRVAPLLEEEDSDDDEETVASDGQEQDVTIARDTAGEFSFRLHDFALKNNWV encoded by the exons ATGCCAATGGATCGATCACCGTTTTCGTCGTCTTCCTCCGACAGCTCCCAGTTCTCGTCGACGAGCTCGTCTCCGGCGAAAGGCTCGACGATCGTACTTTCTATCGAGTGCTTGAAGGGCAGCTCGAAAGCCGACGAATGGACCGGCGATATGCTGCAGACGGGCGACATAGTGGAGGAACTCAGAATCGGCAACATGATTGTCAAATCGCCCTTCAAAAACGGGAAATCCGGCGTCCAGAAGATCCTACACGGCTCCTTCAGGCAGAAGGAGACGTCCATACGGGTCCGGGTCAGGCGGGGCTCCTCCGACCTGGCCGAGCTGCAGGCCTGCATAGTGCCCGGCGACCAGTTCGTCGGCCGGAAGCAGTACGTTCTCCGAGCCATCGACGACCCCAACTATGCCGTCGGCTTCATCGATCGGACCGAGACCGAGTGCCTTGATTTGCAAG CTTCAAGGACGTCAAGAATGGTGAGTGCATTAGAGAGAAGTCCGCTCCAAGACGGATACGTATCGTATCCGTGGGAGCGGAGGCTGGTGGAGATGCTCTCCATCCCCAATTCCAGCAGCTTCTACTCCCTCCTCTTCCTGCCCAAATCCTCCGACAAAGCAAGCGCCCGCTACAACGACCTCGAGGACACCCTCGCACGTGCCCACGCTTGGATCAACGCGTCTCAGGCCTCCGGGGTTCCCATCGTCTTCATGAACATCCAAACCGAGTCACTTCTCACCAAGATCTCCGGCGACACGGCTTCTTCCACTGTCAACGCTGGATCCCTCTCGGACCTCTCCAACATCGCAAACACGAGCCTCTACGGATTCGAAGACTACCACGGCGTGGACCTGGGCGTGGTCCGAGCCGTCCGTCTCTGGTTCTCCCCTCTCGCGGGGGAGATCCCCATTGAGATCAGGATCAAAGACACCGACACCAGGCTTGGATTCGCCATCAGCAGAACCGAAGAGGGATTCATCTACATATCGTCGGTGATCGAGGGCGCACACGACGCGCCCTCGGCCCGGTCGGGGCTCAGCAGCCTGTACAAGCAGGCGTCCCAATCGTCGCGGCTGCTGGTGGTGTCCCGGATATCGAACCAGAAGGTGCTGCCGTGGATGGTGTCTGCGACGGGCGCCATCCGCTGCTTCGACACGGTGTCGCTCAGCCAGAAGCTGTCGTTGCACCGCCACACCAGAGTTCCCATCCTCCTCCACGTCTTCCTCTGGGACAGAAGCGCCAACAACGCGAATGTGGGCAGCATCAGGGCCCGAGCCATGTCCACGTCGCCCCCCTCCGCACCATCCACGGAGGCGCACCTCGAGATCACGAACCGCGTGGCGCCGTTGCTGGAGGAGGAGGATTCGGATGATGATGAGGAGACCGTAGCGAGTGATGGACAGGAACAGGATGTTACGATTGCACGAGATACCGCCGGGGAATTTTCTTTCCGGCTGCATGATTTTGCTCTTAAAAATAATTGggtgtga